The window CAAGCAGGGCGAAAGATTGATCCGTTTCCACAGGCAGGGGCAAATTCCCCTTCTGGAGCCAATGGACCAAGAGCGACGGGACAGCGGAACTATCTTGGCGTGCTCTATGCGACCGCAGAAGAAGGTCCGGTTGGGGTGAAGGTGCTTGATGTTGTGCCAGGAAGTCCGGCAGAACGTGCAGGGTTTTCCGGTGCTAATCGTCCGACTGAAGGGCGAAGTAATCTCATCAAAGCGGCTATCGTTGTGCTAGCGATGTCTCCCGCAGGGCCTTTTGCTATTCCCCTGGCGATCGTCCACGATATGTATATGACCAAGCAAACTCCCGGAGACCTGATTGTAGCAGTGAATGACCAGGCGGTGCGCAATGCGCAAGAGTTCAGCGACATGATGCGCCGCTACAAGCCGCAAGAGACCGTCTCCTTCTCGATCCTTCGTTCAGGCAAAGCGATGAAGCTTTCCGTGAAGCTCGAAGAAGAACCGGCGTGAGGCCAAGTAAAAATGGAGAATGAAAAATGAAGAATTGTAGAAGTCAAGAATAAACAGCTGGCTTCTTATTTTTGAATTTTTCATTTTGAATTTTTCATTGTTTCTGCCTGTGCTTTAAACGCCTTCACCGTGTTCTGCATGAGCATGGACACGGTGACCGGGCCGACTCCTCCAGGGACCGGGGTAATAAAAGAGGCCCGCTCTTTTGCCGGTTCAAACTCGACGTCACCCACGATGCGTGAGCCGACCTGATTGATGCCGACATCGATCACGACTGCCTCAGGGCGAATCCATTCTCCCTTAATGACCTCAGGCGATCCTACAGCCACAACCAAGATCTCGGCTCGACGTACATGATCCGCCAACAGCCCCCGCCGTGCTGTGGCAATATGGCTAATGGTAACTGTCGCCAGGCGGTCGAGTAGCATCAGGCTCAGAGGTTTGCCGACGAGTTCACTGTGGCCAACGATCACCGCTTCCTTGCCTTCGACCTGGACCTGCGTAGCCTCGATCAACCGTATGGCAGCAAGTGCGGTACAAGATCCCACCCGCATTTCGCCAATGAGTGCTGCCCCGACATTTTCTGGGTGGGTCCCGTCAACATCTTTGAGCGGATCGATTGCGTTTACTAAGACCGACCGCCGAAGATGGAGGG of the Deltaproteobacteria bacterium genome contains:
- a CDS encoding PDZ domain-containing protein, yielding MKTRTPVHWLFVAALLFVGVPPLTVQGAQPEVMPSTEGSEEIPPGQRIGAPQVLEISPQPVEPDPVANNPLPETTAPVSPARSAESRDPPTNEQAGRKIDPFPQAGANSPSGANGPRATGQRNYLGVLYATAEEGPVGVKVLDVVPGSPAERAGFSGANRPTEGRSNLIKAAIVVLAMSPAGPFAIPLAIVHDMYMTKQTPGDLIVAVNDQAVRNAQEFSDMMRRYKPQETVSFSILRSGKAMKLSVKLEEEPA
- a CDS encoding bifunctional 5,10-methylenetetrahydrofolate dehydrogenase/5,10-methenyltetrahydrofolate cyclohydrolase, coding for MTLDRDSCHLICPLCPCCTPCFVIQHDGRVGIMTAQIVEGKIIVESVYEELKQEIPQLITQTGRRPVLVSVYVGSHPAIEVYIRSQNRAARQLGIEYRWYHLPDTADEREVLRRLDQLNRDPEVSGIILQLPLPLHLRRSVLVNAIDPLKDVDGTHPENVGAALIGEMRVGSCTALAAIRLIEATQVQVEGKEAVIVGHSELVGKPLSLMLLDRLATVTISHIATARRGLLADHVRRAEILVVAVGSPEVIKGEWIRPEAVVIDVGINQVGSRIVGDVEFEPAKERASFITPVPGGVGPVTVSMLMQNTVKAFKAQAETMKNSK